From a region of the Phragmites australis chromosome 21, lpPhrAust1.1, whole genome shotgun sequence genome:
- the LOC133903619 gene encoding calmodulin-binding transcription activator 3-like isoform X3 has protein sequence MQQHENGIGPVIDSSVLSSFTPSSIGDCQGLQSMAHNTSIYSSSQDNSPVVFNDSSPVLATNGCASQTDFPSWNEVLKMDNGPVQMPSHQFPVPPEQGTSTEGLGVDYLTFDEVYSDGLSLNDVCSAGADGESFWQFSSATGDLSAMENSFPQNDGSLEAAIGYPFLNSQSSNLSDILKDGFKKTDSFTRWMSKELPEVEDSQIQSSSGVYWNTEEADSIIEASSHEPLDQFTVSPMLSQDQLFSIVDFAPSWTYVGSKTKIIVAGRILNNSQVTERCKWSCMFGEVEVPAEVLANGALLCYSPPHKPGRVPFYITCSNRLACSEVREFEFRPSDSQYMDAPSPHGATNKVYFLIRLDKLLSLGSDEYQTTISNPSPEMIDLSKKIGSLMTNNDEWSKLLKLADDNELATDDQKDQFTENLIKEKLHVWLLNKVGVGGKGPSVLDDEGQGVLHLAAALGYDWAIRPTVTAGVNINFRDVHGWTALHWAAFCGRERTVVALIALGAAPGALTDPTPDFPSASTPADLASANGHKGISGFLAESSLTSHLQALNLKEANMSEISGLPGIGDVTERSALQPANGDSLGAVRNAAQAAARIYQVFRVQSFQRKQAAQYEDDKGGISDERALSLLSVKPSKPGQDPLHAAATRIQNKFRGWRGRKEFLLIRQRIVKIQAHVRGHQVRKHYRKIVWSVGIVEKVILRWRRRGAGLRGFRSTEGATEGSNGGPSSSLIPDKTAGDDYDFLQEGRKQTEERLQRALARVKSMVQYPEARDQYQRILTVVSKMQEPQAMQEKMLEESTDMDEGYFMSEFKELWDDDTPVPVLLN, from the exons ATGCAGCAGCATGAAAATGGAATTGGACCCGTGATAGATTCTTCTGTTTTGAGCTCTTTCACTCCTTCATCCATAG GCGATTGTCAGGGACTTCAATCTATGGCACATAATACAAGCATCTATTCCAGTAGTCAAGATAATTCTCCTGTGGTTTTCAATGATTCAAGTCCCGTGCTTGCAACAAATGGGTGTGCAAGTCAAACTGATTTTCCATCGTGGAATGAGGTGTTAAAAATGGATAATGGGCCTGTTCAAATGCCTTCTCACCAATTTCCTGTTCCTCCCGAGCAAGGTACTTCTACAGAAGGCTTGGGAGTTGACTATTTGACATTTGATGAAGTATATTCAGATGGGCTCAGTCTCAATGATGTTTGTTCAGCAGGTGCTGATGGAGAGTCATTTTGGCAG TTCTCTAGTGCTACTGGTGATTTGTCAGCAATGGAGAATAGCTTCCCGCAGAATGATGGTTCTCTGGAGGCCGCCATTGGTTATCCATTTTTGAATAGTCAGTCATCCAATCTATCTGATATCCTAAAAGACGGCTTTAAGAAAACAGACAGTTTTACAAGATGGATGAGCAAAGAGCTTCCTGAAGTGGAGGATTCTCAAATTCAATCTAGTTCTGGGGTGTACTGGAACACTGAAGAGGCGGACAGTATCATTGAAGCATCAAGCCACGAGCCACTGGATCAGTTTACTGTGTCCCCAATGCTCTCGCAGGACCAGCTATTTAGTATAGTTGATTTTGCTCCTAGCTGGACATATGTGGGCTCAAAGACTAAG ATCATAGTTGCCGGTAGAATCCTAAATAATAGTCAAGTCACCGAGAGATGCAAGTGGTCATGTATGTTTGGAGAAGTTGAAGTTCCAGCAGAGGTGTTAGCAAATGGGGCTCTCCTCTGTTATTCACCCCCACATAAACCTGGTAGAGTCCCTTTCTATATCACCTGCTCCAACAGGTTGGCCTGCAGTGAAGTGCGAGAGTTTGAATTCCGACCAAGTGATTCCCAGTACATGGATGCTCCTAGTCCACATGGTGCAACAAACAAAGTTTATTTCCTGATACGCCTTGATAAACTGTTGTCCTTGGGATCAGATGAGTACCAGACAACTATATCTAACCCCAGTCCGGAGATGATTGACTTGAGCAAGAAGATAGGTTCACTGATGACGAACAATGATGAGTGGTCCAAGTTACTAAAGTTGGCTGATGATAATGAGCTTGCTACTGATGATCAGAAGGATCAGTTCACTGAGAACTTAATTAAGGAAAAATTGCATGTCTGGCTTCTCAATAAAGTAGGTGTGGGTGGTAAGGGACCCAGTGTTTTGGATGATGAAGGACAGGGCGTGCTTCACTTAGCAGCTGCACTTGGATATGATTGGGCTATAAGGCCAACAGTTACTGCTGGCGTGAATATAAATTTCAGAGATGTTCATGGGTGGACTGCACTCCATTGGGCTGCCTTTTGTGGCAG AGAGCGGACTGTAGTTGCGCTGATTGCACTGGGAGCAGCTCCTGGAGCTTTGACAGATCCAACACCTGATTTCCCCTCGGCAAGTACACCAGCAGATCTTGCATCTGCTAATGGACATAAAGGAATCTCTGGTTTCCTTGCAGAGTCTTCTCTGACGAGTCATCTGCAAGCCCTCAATCTTAAGGAAGCCAATATGTCTGAAATATCCGGTCTACCTGGTATTGGAGATGTTACCGAGAGAAGTGCACTGCAGCCTGCAAATGGAGATTCATTAGGTGCTGTTCGAAATGCTGCTCAAGCTGCTGCTCGTATATATCAAGTTTTCAGGGTGCAATCATTCCAGAGAAAGCAAGCAGCTCAATATGAGGATGATAAAGGTGGAATATCGGATGAGCGTGCCCTTTCACTCCTTTCTGTCAAGCCATCCAAGCCAGGGCAGGATCCCCTGCATGCTGCTGCGACTCGTATACAAAATAAGTTCAGGGGGTGGAGGGGGAGAAAAGAATTTCTTCTTATTAGACAACGAATTGTCAAGATCCAG GCTCATGTGCGAGGCCACCAAGTGAGGAAGCATTATCGGAAAATAGTTTGGTCTGTTGGGATAGTGGAGAAAGTTATACTGCGTTGGAGGCGAAGAGGGGCTGGGTTACGTGGGTTTCGGTCTACAGAAGGTGCAACAGAGGGCAGCAATGGTGGACCAAGCAGCAGTTTGATCCCAGATAAAACTGCTGGGGATGATTATGATTTCTTGCAAGAAGGACGAAAGCAGACTGAAGAAAGGCTGCAGAGAGCTCTTGCCAGAGTGAAGTCCATGGTTCAGTACCCAGAAGCAAGAGACCAATACCAAAGGATTCTGACAGTTGTGTCAAAAATGCAGGAGCCTCAG GCTATGCAAGAAAAGATGCTCGAGGAGTCGACAGATATGGACGAAGGCTATTTCATGAGTGAATTCAAGGAGCTGTGGGACGACGATACACCTGTCCCAG TGCTTCTGAATTGA